GATtagcttctcttttctcaaaatcaattctgaaagcataagctactcacataagcttctctccataattgattctggctttagaatcaattgtagagaaatttccaaacatgtactTAGCATACAGAAGAAGCCAACTAATTGAAGTTTCTAAGCCAAAGTAATTGTTCTCAACAACCACAATATCAAGGCAGAAAAACAAGTCACCTGATCTGATCCAGAAATTAAGGAAGCCAAAGCATGAAGCTGCTTCCTACTGACATTGTAACGCTGTAGCAAGGCTTGTGCTCTCTCTTCACGAACTGCTTCTTTCTTCAAATGCATACTACTGAAATTCAAGATAAACAACACACTCCCTATAGCAACAACAACGCCAAAAATCCAAAGGAGCAAAGACTTCCTCCTCCATGTCCAATGAGAATTAGACCCATGCAGAGGCTCATTTGCCTTCCAAGACTTCATACTTGGTGGCAATCTGCCATTTGAACCAGAAAGCCTTCTATTCACAGACATCCTTACCAAATTAACCAACTTTCACTCACAAATTGCCTTGGAAGATTCAAGGTAAGCTCCCAGCTTCAGCAGAACATTCAATAAACTGGACCACCAAAGCACACCCCACCTTGAATCTTCAACAGCTAAGCCAAACCAGAAAATTCTCTCAGCAACCCCTGACCACAAAATTCAAAAAGTTTGGTGCTTTATGAAATATCCATCAACAGGACCCAGCAAAAACAAAGAATTTGCATGAAACTCAGCCCATATCTCAACCAACCAGGCTAAGTGGTCCTGGTCCAACCTTTCCTTTATCTCTAATGGTCCaaaagattgatttttttttgtctgaAGCTTGAAGAGAGATGAAAAACCAGATGTGGAAGAGAAGCATGGAGCAATAATCACAACAACACCACACAACAAGGTGAAATGAAACCCAGTTGTCCTTTTGGCAATCACACAGAGAGAAGAAAACTATGAATGAGatagaaaaatttgtttttttctcaaagCATGATTTTTCTGGCTCACTGGGTCTCTGATGAAGCAAAAGAAGCATCAAGAGTGGAACAACCTCTGAGAGTGGCTATCCATCATCACCTAGTAAATTATGCTGCTGATGATATAACCcatgttgttttgtttttgtttttgtttttgtgaatGTAAATGAATAAATGTCccttcttttctctctctctccaaaATGGAGTGCAGCTGCTAATTGAAGATGAATCATGATTATCTCATCATCTGGTGGGGGAAGGTTAAACAAAAGCAAACAAAATTCCCATGATTTAAAAAGACAAGagcaatatatataatatatatatatgtaatagaaataaaatggaaatatttatttatatgaattattttgattgatttgttGTTCTAGACTTCTAGTGATATTTTGGTGTTTTGCTTTTGTAAGAGTTGAAAAAGACCTCACCCATGAGTGTTTAAAGATGGGGTACTCCCACTGTCCACTGCAGAATACGGATTAGTGACAGAAAAAGATAAAGAGAGTCAGAACAAGAAATGGTTCTAGTGAAACGGTGATAGTGAAAGGGAGAGAGAGGGAATAATAATTTGAAAGGagggaggagagagagagagagagagagaaaaaggcACATAGCACTGTTTCTTAGCTTCCAGTTCTATCATAAGTACAAGTAAGTAGAAAGTAAAAATTGTGTAAGCTTGGTTGGTTTGACGTTTATGTGTAAGCGtaaaatttcatatatatttttatacttTGGCAGTCCAAATggttaactatatatatatacgttTGGTTTTAAGTTTGAGAGAATTTTCGGTTAACCGAGCTCTAAAACATTTTTTACGTTTGAGGTGTTGGAATGTGCGATTTTAAATTGTAATGTCTCAAACAAACTTTTAAACTGAAAGCTAAATACAATCTAAATTGTGTAATATAGCATTTTAATTGGCTAGAAAATTTCATAACATACTCAATATCATGTAGGTGGATGAAATGACATATTTAATAAATGATTCGTctttttacccaaaaaaaagGAACGATTTGTCTTGGTTGAGGCTGACCGAAACTTAGAAGGCCTTCTCCAAGGTTGCCCAAGTGCAACAACGAACTTGGAAGGCCTTCTACACGACTTATAAGCGACGTGCAGAGTTTCGATGGGCACTGTGCCTATAAATAGAAGTTTGTCGTTCATCTACATACACATTATTTATTATGCAAAACTATAAGTTCTTCTTAAATTATGAAATTCTCTCATTGCTCTTTAACTAACTTGAGCGTCACCGTATATTGTAATAAGTAGATCATCCATTGTGTTTAGAGTTTAACTCCACCACACAAGTCAATCAAAGTCGTACATAGTAGCAAAGAGATTCGAGTAATTTCATTTTAAGAAAAACACAATATATTAATAGAATAATAGATGAATTAGAATTTATACATTGAGTTGTTAGCATTTCTGGTAAAACATTATGTTGCGACACGTACTTATTCAGAGGGACAAATGCTATTGTACGCATGGTGTTAAGAGATTCATTGTGTGACGAAATCAATGGGGGTTCTGTAGGTGTAAGGAGGGTATGAAAGTAAATGAATGTCGGCTATATACCTCACCCAGTAATATATAATGATTAAAGAAAGTGGGAATCAACAAGCAATAGTTGTAGTACTAAGCAAagtgctaatttaactataaACTATGCAGACAAAAGCATAATTGGTTTGACCATCATTGCATGGTTATTATTATATTAACTTGAACTTTTTTTATATTGCATGTTAAATAAGTTAACTTGAATTAGGTGGTGATGATCAATCACATGGGTCTTTTAATTTGCTGCACTGTGGGTTAATCATAGGACTGTGGATCCTCTTCAGCTCTTAGATTGTCCGACATTTACAATTACAAAGTACCTACTTATGACATATAGTtatacatttcaaaaaaaatatatatatatatatatatatatttataaatttacTCACCTTAACAAATCTCAGCCCATTAAATATATTCCAATATTGGGGTTGGAGAGGATTTgaggataataattatttaataaaaaattaaacttttatGAGAAAAAGGATGGATACACTTGGCTCGTGGATCAATTGCAGCAAGACGATCAGCAAGAGGATTGGCGTTGGCTCTGACGCTTAAAGATCCCGGAGAAGGTGTGAATTTTCATATGGTTGGTGCTACATAATTCAATACAAACGAATCGGTATCGCTTTAACTGTAATATGGCAATGACCCCTAGCTGTTCTCGTTGCTCTGCATCAGATGAAGACGCAATCCACTGCCTGAGGGATTGCCCTCATTCAAGAGAGATTTGGATGCGCGCTGGAGCCTTGTCTTGGCCAGGATTTCTGCAGCATGGATGTGGGTCTTGGGTTAAGCGTCAAATACAGGGAAGGCATGGAACTCAGTTTGTGGCTTGTCTGTGGGGTTGCTGGAAGTGGCGGAACAATATGATTTTTGAAGAGGCTCCGTGGTCTAGCGGCGAGGCTTGCGTCGGGCGTGCCAGGATCACGACGAAATCAAGAAGGGGATGAACGATGATGATGGAAATTGGATGCTGAGGAAGTGGCTGCCACCACCGGAAGGATCGATTAGCTTCTGTGTCGACGGAAGCTTTAATCACACTGGCAGGTTTATGGGTTCTGGTGGACTAGTTCGTGATCATCAGGGGCAGTGGGTCTGCGGTTTCCACAGTTATCTTGCGGGTGGCAGTGTTCTGCAATCGGAAGCAAGGGCGTTGAAACTTAGCTTGCAACTAGTGTGGGATCGCGGATTCAGGGAGGTATATTGCAGTGTGGATTGCAGCGAACTGATTCGGGCGCTGGAGGATGAAGACAACCACAGATTCTTCCCCATTCTTAGCGACATCCGAGAGCTTATCAGTAGACAGTGGAAGGTATCTATTTCTGATATTAGTCAGGACTGCAATCAACCGGCGGATTGGCTAGCCAGGAGAGGGGCATTCACTTCATCCAGGGCGCTGTGTATCCTAGATACCCCGCCGTCGGACTTAGAGATCCTTGTCTTGAGGGATCGTTTGACTCTTCCTTAGTTTTTTCGTTTCGTTGTTAAGTTTCCGatatagcaaaaaaaaaaaatttacaccgtcaaccaatcagattgtaAGGATGGGTCaaatcaattaatgaaattaaacaaaGAAACATAgtttctcacatccttaaaatctgattggttgactgtataaatttttttttacaccgtccgTGCATAGAAATTTAACTCTTAATTGTgcttattaatatattatgttATTGCAGAAATTACTCTTAAGAAAGTAGGATCGTCGTGCATGTTACTTCATGATGATTTATAGTTATAAtgagatttttttaaataaaatataggattaaatatatttttatctacgataaaaaaatattattagtcCCAGTAAATTAGGATATTCTCTATATCGGTTTGTGCAATTTTTTTACATATAAGGTATTGGCTCCTTGGCGTTAatataaggagttttgctttttgagttcttagcttaaaatattaactagtgttttttacccgcgcgttgcacgggaaatatgtctattgtatttgatacattaattaatactttgattattaaaaatatattaaacaacaaatgaaatagaaaagtcagaattgatgagtaaagttgacataaagacttctcttttaagcccgattgagaccaagaggaactcgtttcacattcttcgtaaatatgaagacgataacacaaatcatagatataaggaattatcaacatattaatcttaaaaaaaattaatgtgatagtagcacaaatcaggattgtgtaagatatatcataaagtataacattattgtgtttattccaactaagtagggatgacaatgggtaggtactatagtaccatctccatacccgtgtttttaaaaattacatgtactcgtctccatactcacgtgggtagcaactcgaagctctccacctttagacaattcaatgtcattacaggaagctatccatctttgccaaaatctaaatctatggataacaatgggtctcaaaatcatagggtacccgcaaaatatacccactatgggtagggtaaaaaaccgctaaatgggtatgaggttgattatagataattacccgcaaaaaatagagggtatgggtgcgggtatgggcactatagtacccaaccggcccatatccgcacacacatgttatcattattatgttatcattattattattattattattattatttgggaatatattaacaaattaacttaagctatagctttcaaactcacttttttttttttaagtttgggatatattaattaatactctaaaaataaataataaataaactaagataaaatcaagaaataaaccacctaaatcctaatcaaatctaaaatttaaaaatgtattttttttactctaaaaataaattaagataaaatcaagaaataaacaacataaatcataatcaaatctaaaattttaaaatgtatttttttatgagaattaatctgagaatgacacgtgttattttttttccaattagtgaatattctgcaccctagaagattttcttttcctcaatccttttgcttttgattaagaagagaaaagcagaaatccttgaagcatatgacatcttacaattagttgaagaacaaaatcaattcatgaagaagattgaaacagaaacccaaaatgaagtcttgaagaacaaaataccctccttcaccaatttgaaaggactgtggtgaaagaattgtatttagtgtatttgtgaatcttgggatggaacccttgtgaaacaaaaaattaaaggaacatttcagtcaagagaaacaaaaaatggtgtattgccccatatgtgcgcaccccagcaaattatctatatatgtgagaaaaaaataaaataattctcccacccaaaataattgtggttacttcaccaataaacttatactaacaatcaatttaaattgaacttaaggaaatatatagagcaaagtaagataagtcacccaattgacatactaaaacatgagtatatgcaaaactaatgagtttgaggaaaacataaaccaaccttaagaatgggctaaacatactcatgaagattaaatgtgagttattcatatgctttcatcaatttgactgacctgtgcatcattaaaaaaaaatttagtaagttgtgcaccattcacatacagtgcaaatagtatgcttatacacacagctcaaacacgatgaataaaaacgtgcaaaatttgagaaatgaatataaattcaggctatcctaagtttcgtaaatttctataaattataccaaaatctggtttagaatggcttcacgcgcatggatttctacaaactatactaaaatctggtttaaaaaaatataaacggaagaagaacaatagaaaaaacataaCATCCAgatcaaaacattacgtcttcaacaatgactcgttaaagggtctatgcaaaaatttgtaaattttttgatcaaaacacacaaaatatgtgaaatttaagaatccatgattaaattacgaacaaaggataaactgaaatggcacaaaccatcaatcacaacatgataaactcttcttcacgtaacatcatcttacggcatacctctgtcctgatcgcgacatttggcagaggtagaaataacagctatcaaatctctgcgtgtccatggtagctttgtggaccctcagcaccaaatcaactcccttttcttagaattaacattaaataaataataagataaattaagataaaatcaagaaataaacaacctaaatcctaatcaaatctaaactttaaaaaagtactaaataaagatagataaaactaccaaaatctagcaaatcacaataaaaaactcataaaatcctgaattaagtaaaaatatgaaaatttaataaaaataccataaaaattcatttatactctaaatgtaacacaaaaataaaataaaatatttcatgaaattaaaattaaataaataataaataaggatagataaaaactatcaaaatctagcaaatcacaataaaaactcataaaatcctgcattaattaaaaatccgaaaattcaataaaaattaattattatactttataaataaatgtaaaataaaataaattatttactggaagtaaaattaaataaataataagataaaattaagaaataaacaacctaaattctaatcaaatctaaaattaaaaaatgtattaaataaagatagataaaaactaccaagtctagcaaatcacaataaaaactcataaaatcctaaatttattaaaaatccgaaaatttaagaaaatttaattaatatactctaaaagtaaatctaaaataaaataaagtattttctggatttaaaataaataataagataaattaaaataaaattaagaaataaacaacctaaatctcaatcaaatctaatattaaaaatggtattaaataaagatagataaaaactaacaaaatctagcaaatcacaatacaaactcataaaatcccgaattaataaaaaattcgaaaattcaataaaaattaatcaatatattctaaaaataaatttaaaataaattaaaagaccaaatcttatcttttaaaataatatcaatcaattattttagaatatataaaattaaaacatatatcaattgaaaattatatcttctaaaataatatcaattaattaggttagaatatataaaattaaaacatatatcaattgaaaattatatcctctaacaaattgacacgaggaataatttttatgagaattaatctggtgctgacacgtcactaagaattaatctggtgctgacacgtcactatggaagttcttcttttctaatatatattgatattgatattgatattgatattgatattgattgatattgatattgattatttctctctcatccaaattactttattactttatgagtttagtttagttttattactttatgaaaataaaaaatataaataatgtggttggtgggaccaaatgaatagtggtaagaactaagaactcatggtttaagcaaaattgcttgagagttgcttaaacacatgtggcaatacgggtccacatgaatagtgctaagaactagcATTAGAGATGCTAATGTTGACCTGACTTATTTTTGCTCAATGATATGCGTAGTTAAGTGAAAAGGTCTCTATGctgacttttttattttttttatcatttaaaaaatatcaattttagacattttcttcctcttcctccttaacATATTCTCCAAGATCTAACATTAtccttaattataaaaaatctaTTGATTTTTTAGATATGCGTTTTTTACCGCACCGAAAACAACCTTATTCAAACTAAAAACATTCATCTAATTAAGAGCTAAAATCATCCGTCATTTTGTAAAGATACACGTTtaatattttccgatgtatcaaaaaaaaatacatatttaatttCACAAGTAAGTTCCTGATGTTGGATTAACAATCAACAATGCATAAAAACATGTTTTGATTGGCTTGCTACTACCTGCTAGCACCTATTAGTCGAAATCAAAAAATAATACtcgaattaattaaaaatttgaatAGCACTTTTCAACACAATATAAACAAATCTTCCGCCGAAAATATACATGGTTGTAAATTTAGCTAGCTAGAAGAAAATGTAAGAAACCTAGCTGGAAAGTAAAGAATTCCAACCCCAAACGTGATTCATATTTCACAGGTCACTATATAATACATACATTTTGAGACACACCATTTTTTCTATTTACGTCTCTTTTCCAATCACAATACATTACATATTACATTAATCACTTATCTTTCATTCTAGTAGTCTATCCCTATTTAATTAGTGTACATCAATCTCTATATATCCATCGTCAAAGCAACTCGCACATCGTTTAAACTTGGGGCCATGCTTCATTGTAATCCACCTTGACATAATCGCATTGGAAGCTTTGTTACTTTTTCC
This is a stretch of genomic DNA from Lotus japonicus ecotype B-129 chromosome 1, LjGifu_v1.2. It encodes these proteins:
- the LOC130732283 gene encoding uncharacterized protein LOC130732283 — its product is MNDDDGNWMLRKWLPPPEGSISFCVDGSFNHTGRFMGSGGLVRDHQGQWVCGFHSYLAGGSVLQSEARALKLSLQLVWDRGFREVYCSVDCSELIRALEDEDNHRFFPILSDIRELISRQWKVSISDISQDCNQPADWLARRGAFTSSRALCILDTPPSDLEILVLRDRLTLP